A single window of Oncorhynchus keta strain PuntledgeMale-10-30-2019 chromosome 34, Oket_V2, whole genome shotgun sequence DNA harbors:
- the LOC118366631 gene encoding piggyBac transposable element-derived protein 4-like yields the protein MAVRFTAAQVLEQILSSVDQEDYSDCQEEEEEEKVLEDEDREEYNPERREVDDASSPSSEEEPEEEPEEAPEDEHEDRREEEISSTPGPTAYAATQARDIASAFHLFVTPAIERIIVEMTNLHGARKYGDDWRPMDATDLRAYIGLLILAGVYRSRCEATASLWDAERGRTVFRATMPLKIFHKYSRLLRFDDRQSRPARLATDKLAAVRDVWDLWAVRLLALYNPTSNWSRSEVLYTVMTLISCPLPKGRCPFRQYIPSNPAKYAIKSWVACNAKSSYAWQMQVYTGKAASEGPEKNQGMRVVLDLTTGLSGCNITCDNFFTSYKLGQRLLERNLTMVGMVRKNKAELPPALLESRGRQVLSSRFAFTPTTTLGSYLAKKNQNVLLLSTLHTKGHISDRRDRKPAVILDYNCNKGGVDNLDKVVGTYSCRRMTARWPLVVFHNILDVSSYNGFVIWREIKPDWMPRKRDKRRMFLEQLGKALVKPLIQRRQHLPSTKAASALVKVLQSATAAARDQQHEGPAAGTAAAPLVAPATGASKRKRCQLCPPKKDSKTHMVCCRCKKYICKGCSHAYCHLRTLGL from the exons ATGGCCGTGCGTTTTACGGCCGCGCAGGTTCTAGAACAGATCTTGTCCAGCGTGGACCAAGAAGACTACTCAGAttgccaggaggaggaggaggaggaaaaggtttTGGAAGACGAAGACAGGGAGGAATACAACCCAGAGCGCCGTGAGGTCGACGatgcttcttctccctcttctgaGGAAGAGCCCGAGGAAGAGCCCGAGGAAGCACCCGAGGACGAGCACGAGGACCGACGAGAGGAAGAGATCTCCTCG ACTCCGGGCCCCACGGCCTATGCCGCGACCCAGGCCCGCGACATCGCGTCCGCCTTCCACCTGTTTGTCACACCGGCGATAGAAAGGATAATTGTGGAAATGACGAACCTGCACGGGGCCAGAAAATACGGCGACGACTGGCGACCCATGGACGCCACGGACCTGCGCGCCTACATAGGGCTGCTGATCCTAGCGGGCGTCTACAGGTCCCGATGCGAGGCCACGGCAAGCCTGTGGGACGCCGAGAGAGGCAGGACTGTGTTCCGAGCCACCATGCCGCTCAAGATCTTTCACAAGTACTCGAGGCTGCTGCGATTCGACGACCGCCAGTCGAGACCCGCCAGACTCGCCACGGACAAACTCGCAGCCGTACGGGATGTCTGGGACCTGTGGGCGGTGCGGCTGTTGGCCCTCTACAACCCTACGAGCAACTGGTCCCGTTCAGAGGtactgt ACACAGTAATGACACTAATCTCTTGTCCCCTTCCAAAAGGCCGCTGTCCTTTCCGTCAGTACATCCCCAGCAATCCGGCGAAATACGCCATCAAGTCGTGGGTGGCCTGCAATGCCAAGTCCAGCTACGCTTGGCAGATGCAAGTGTACACCGGCAAGGCGGCCAGCGAAGGCCCCGAGAAGAACCAGGGGATGCGCGTCGTCCTCGATCTGACAACAGGGCTGAGTGGTTGCAACATCACCTGCGACAACTTCTTCACCTCCTACAAACTGGGCCAGCGGCTCCTCGAGAGGAACCTCACCATGGTGGGCATGGTGAGAAAAAACAAGGCCGAGCTCCCGCCCGCGCTGCTCGAGTCCAGGGGCAGACAGGTCCTGTCCTCCAGGTTTGCCTTCACGCCCACCACCACTCTGGGGTCCTATCTGGCAAAGAAAAACCAGAACGTGCTACTTTTGAGCACGCTGCACACAAAGGGCCACATCAGCGATCGCCGCGACAGGAAGCCGGCCGTCATCCTAGACTACAACTGCAACAAGGGCGGCGTGGACAACCTAGACAAGGTGGTCGGCACCTACAGCTGCAGACGGATGACCGCCCGCTGGCCCCTGGTCGTCTTCCACAACATCCTCGACGTGTCCTCCTACAACGGCTTTGTCATATGGCGAGAGATCAAGCCTGACTGGATGCCTCGCAAGCGGGACAAGCGCAGGATGTTCCTcgagcagctgggaaaggcacttgtgAAGCCGCTGATCCAGAGAAGGCAGCATCTCCCCAGCACCAAAGCAGCGTCAGCACTTGTCAAAGTCCTACAGAGTGCTACGGCGGCAGCTCGTGATCAACAGCACGAGGGCCCTGCCGCTGGCACAGCCGCTGCCCCGCTCGTTGCCCCGGCCACCGGGGCAAGTAAGAGGAAGAGGTGTCAGCTCTGTCCACCCAAGAAGGACTCCAAGACACACATGGTGTGCTGCAGGTGtaagaaatacatctgcaaaggCTGTTCACACGCCTACTGTCACTTGCGCACATTGGGCCTTTAG